The DNA region GCATGTGTATACTTTcgcttatataaaatatgttgttatattttaataattgaaatatattttatatttttcaataaaatttttatattgatttatggGTATTATTTGTGTATACTTACCAGGATTTGCTTACTTtgagtacaataaaataaatgttacgtttgttaaaacatttattgagGCACAatcattacaaaatatttgtggaATGTGAAATTCCTCTGTTTACTTAAACGATTCATTTGTATCAAAACTTATCAAGATTCTACAGGATAAAGGCAACTTTTCATTTCAGATAGTTCACAGCCAAAACAAATTAGCAattagaaattgttaaaatagaaCGCTTTTTAACACATCGAtactatatacattttatacacgattttactttaaatttaacgtaaaactgtgtattatatattaaaataatttgagacATTACAATAATAGCTAAACAAGTACCAACAAGACAGAAAAACCTTCCTTGAAGTGTCCCAACAATCGTTTATTGAATGTGACCATTTtttgtatcaattttatttcaaaaaccataaaacaaatacaaaaaataatcagtacgaatatatatatatatatttgccaTCACTTATAAGAAACTAATTGTGTGCAGCCTTagtgtttattttatcaatatcttACCTTTAGATCATTTGGCTGATAATCCTATgaattaaatcaattgttttcatacaatcaataaatttatttaaaaaatgtgttttatgtatatttacaattttatacaaatacaaaaatatgaggattttttaaaattcgacATCTAAcagtacaattaaaaattaaatataaactaataaagtgGTATTTCTATGTTGAAATTTAGTACGTGTGTACAGATTTACATTAATGACATTTTCAGTGTTTCAGTATTAAGTTGAAGATGGATTTTCAAAGTTAAGTGAGGGTGGATAAaaggtaatatttaatataaatataaaatgagatCAGATtatgttgaaatattatagTGTTATTGAAAATGCATCTTCAAAAGATAAGACGAATTAGTAATAATAGATTCAGTTGAATGTTGTGCATGggccttaaaattattaaagattcaAACCAATATTGTTACTGATTCATCTAAATTGGAGTCGTCCTTGAGTCATCTGGTTTACTTAAAAAAGTATTGCACATCAAGTTATAACGAtttcatcaataattttaataaaagaagaatCTGTTATTGGTGGAATTGTTACAAAGCAATAATTTCTTAAGTAAACTGTTAAGTCAAGAAGGGCTCACTGTCATATTCTTCAGGCTTGTTAAGTCAATTAAGCCTACCATTCTatatcacaataaaaatattaaattctatatattctaatataatactaaaataaaaatgtacaaggaGGGTATACAAGAGACCAGATCCTAAGGAAGTAGTATGTGCCTCATACTTTGAGTACTAATAGCTGCGCACAAGTTTTGCCCATTTTAAACGACAAAACTAagtagtataattaatataattgatcTCTTTGatactgaaaattatatttaaaatttacattgagCAAAATACATTTTGCTATAATACAAACATAATAAACCTTTATAGATAAAATCCATAGGAGACAGTCCTGACAACGCATAAATGTCAAATTCATTCGAAAAAAAACGTACTCCTTCCAATGcttttgcatttatttaatgctCAGTCCTGTATACTAGTGTACAGCATTAAATCTAGTACGgatgtaagaaaaataaatacattaattaatctcGACATATCgtcaaataaatacacaatgaTCTGTAGGTTTTTTTTCGAACAAATTTGACGGACATCTCGGGATATAATACAGTCTGTAATAGCAGGTACTTATATCAATTAGAACTTGTTACCTTACTCAAATATAAGTCTTCTTGATTTTCTGTAGTGTTCCCTCACTAGTTATGTTCAGATTCTTGGTCGAGCCCAAATTGTCCTTTTTCGGGGGCAAAGTATCATTTCCGACATTAAGGACTAGATTAACATCTTTCGGCCTCTGTCTTTCTAAATGATTATGTTGTTCAATATACGATGAATTGGGGTATTGAGGCGGATGGTGAAATCGCCGCGATACAAAATACCCACACAGAAACCCCACAAACAACCCCGCCAAACTGCCGGCGCCCACAAATATGTGCAAGTACTCGGGCGTGTACATGTTAAGTCTGTTCTGTACCGCACAACCCCTAATTTTATTGCTATCGCCATCAACTTCGTTGCAATCGTCCTGGATTTCCTTGTCACTTAACAGAGGATCTCTTTGTTCAATGATCTTCGTGTCTGAGTTCGTGTCGAATTCTTTGAAGTCGTTCTCAGTCGTAATCACAACTTTATTTTGCGTCTTCTGCTGCATACACCAGGATACGTCGCCTTGTCTCACATCTTGTATCAGGTATCTCCTGGTCGTAGCTGCGTCCACGCTGACACACGCGTCATGTTTCCTGTCCCAGGCGCAGTGGGGGTCTCTCAATTCGACGCACTCACTGAAAAGAAATGGCTCAGTTAGAACAACCGTAAATGTGTTAAATGTTGTGATTATTACCTGCACTTGTTGACGTTTCCGCAGTGATTTAAACTGATCAGTTTAACCTCTCCTTTGCTCACAGCTACTACTTTCCCGTAACCCGGGGCAATCTTTAACTGTTTCACGGCCACTCCGTGGGGGAAGACGTCGTTTTCGGATATAACGAAGGCCTTGGCTGATTCCTGACCCGGTATATTGACAACCTTAATTACCTTTCCGTCATCTGCAACAATAAAACGAGGAGTTCACACACTGTATACCAAAATGTTGTTTGTAATTTACCTGTTCCAATATACACAACGTCGAAGAACTCATTTTGAATGGTTGGCACTTGAGGATCCACAGTAACAGTCGTAAACCGATATGACAGGCTGACTTTGATCAGTATAGGCCTACCAAACATAGCAGGTACTGCCTCTTCCATTAGCGAATGGGTCTTGATGAAGTTGACGTTCTTGTCGTGCAAAAGTCGGCTGTCAGCCACGCATTCGCCGGGCCTGGGGCTGGGAACTTTGCTGGGTGGTACCGGCAGCCAGTTCGAGTTGATGTTCTCCTGGTGCTTGAATGGACCTTGGAACACCTTATAGATGTCCGCCATTTGGTACATACAGATGGCCGAGCCTCCGATGGCGTTGTTGGGGGTCGTTAAGGCCCCGTAGACGATTTTGGATTTACCTTCCAGGCCGTAGTTGCCTTCAATCACTTCGCTTGTTGATTCTGCAAAAAAACGAGGTGTTAGATAGTGGTTTGGTGTTATCTCAGGATGATAACTTACGTATTTCGTCGAAGTAGAATGGGTATTCCCCTGGGACAGAACAGTTCAGTCGGGCCTTGAGGAAGGTGGTCCAGTGATTTCTGGACTGGTGAGGGCCGCCTTTGTCGTCTTTGCACACCCTCGCCACCCTCGAGTAAATTACTTTGCCGCAGTTCATGTATTCCACGGCGGTTTCTCTATAGAAGAAGTAGATGTAGTCGCCATACGTCAAAGAACTGACAAAATTGGGAGctggaataaaaataatagaattataacatgtCCAGTTGGTTAAGTGGTGGAGCAGAGGGTACTGCTTGTATTTAAGTGGCATTTTGACGTACCGTTCAGTTGTTTGAGATCAGACAGTTCTGTGCGGAGTGGATCCCTGTAGATGAGAGGGTCTCCTCCAGAAAAGTCGGCTACGGTGGCCGAAAACAAATGGTCGTTGGCCCAGATGGCGGTACTGTTGTGCTCTGGATCATAGGGACACAAACCTATGCCCTCGAAGTCTTTCTCCATGATGAAACTGCcattctgaaataaaatattaacattaatacaaggattaataaaattgtaacactAACAATCAGAATAGAGGTCACAAATTACAAATCACGTAAATccataatcttaaaattacgTTTGACATTAATTCAACAATCAAGAACTGGTGTATTGTGAATGTGAATATCTCCTCGATCTGTGTTGCAATAACTgggtacataaaataataagcaaaaagTTAAATGTCAGACCCACTATGAAAAATGTTGTTCTCATCAATTGCCACACTGAAGATGCTCTTCGGCTAATTGTGTGAAAAGCATCATAatcttgaattaattaaccttattttcatattcataataaattttctgttatCCGTGCAAGATTATTGAACATTATTGACATTTACAGAGAaagtttatgaataatattgtcCTATTAATACAATGTCTTCTCTTGAATATATTACCATATATAGCCATATTTTTACCTCCTTTGGTTATTGCAAAAATCAACATAGGTACTACACAACAAACCggtaaatttattcaacaaacaCATGTACTTTCACACATTTCGACCGTTcacttaattacaataaattatttaataccttGGTCACCACACATTGTGTGTGGTGCTGTTCCCCGATCTGATCAACTAATTGTTTTCCGAGATTCAATCAAGGAAGAGGACCACACGTGTTGCGCCAGAgcgttttcaaatatttaggaTTGTTCGTGTACAAAAAGAGTTAATGTGCTTTTAAGTATTGCTAACGACCCGCCACAACTTGACAAAAAGTGCTCAAAAAAAAAGAGGAGAGACGTTTTGTAATGGCTTATTGGGTAATGGAATAAAATGGAACCGGAAATACTTGGCGAGGATCGCTCTAAGGTGTCCCGgcttgaataatttatgttattcaaatgggcttattttattcaaaggaGATCTTTATTTGAACACAATGCAGGTTCTTAAAAAAGGAGTGTACCTGTTAGGCGACACAACATCATATTTTTGTTGGGATTTAAATGAGGAAACTTAACAGGTTTTTGTGAGGGCCGAAATTGGTAAATCTGTAATTTTCGATTTGTGTCATGGGAGCCTCTTGGGCAAACAACTCTTTTAATTGTTCACAAATTGGCTTGACTAACACATCTAATTAgcttctatttaattttaaccttaaTATGATGTGTTATTAACGGTGGCCATACCTGTCATTAGCACTATTTTTTCTGGTTCAATCTTAAAACCGTGTAAATAGTGAAACAAAGAACAAAGTTTCTTGTCATTAGCATTACCAGTATCGGCCATTATAAAACGATTAAAAATTGCCCAACGTCCTTCttccaaaaacatatttaattgttactgaaataaataattggcgTTTCACACTCAACTTAATTGGTTTTTGATTAAAGGtttggttatttaaattttcatttatccatttgtataattaatattatattagcaTCGTCACCTTGAGACCGACCGTTTTGTAAGTGATTGCTTCCTCGGCATGTTTTTCTTGGTTTCAATGTTGATCAATGTGAAACGAGTGAATAGAATTAAACGAACGTCTTAAAACTCCACAGCCCAATCTCGTTGTAAATGACAAAGTCGTTTTAACGTTGCCTCATCTTATCTTCACCTTATTGTTCTTAGGTGCAGTctacaaacaataaaacatcTTCAACATCGCTCCGCGATAAGGGCATTAGCATTTCATATTTGAACAGCGGACGTAGCCCGTAATGAGAACATTTATATTACGCTTTTGAGGcacgttttttaaataattgacgtAGTACAAATGATGAGCTTACTCAAACACGTATTACGTaactaatttactattgttatgGATTAAGAAAGGCATGAATAGCTTAGCATTTAACACGGAACGGACTAGAAAGATTAATGCGTTTTATTGGCCTGAACTGGGGGGACTCATCTTCGCTGTTTTTTAATCGACCCACtatcaattatttgaatatttcataacGGCAGTAGTAGCGTTACGTAGGAGACGGTTCGACATGATGGactgttaaaaaaatcttttaaattaatatataaatttacatttcagtTCTGCTGAATGTGAGGCAACagcataattttcaatttaataaacaaatcgcTGAAGGAACTTTCAAATGTCAgatacagaaaaataatttacattttatttattgatttatttgaataaatttttatatttattaaaaaattatttattttatatatttatctattattcgaaaattaatgtaaaaatacaaatatataaaatgtttatgtaaaataaatataaaaaaatgtgatcaaatttaaatatagaaatatatttttatttttatatattattattattattatatatttaaatttctatatattttgtatatttaatattttttatataacataaaataaattatataaatatataaaaaataaatataaataataaaatatatatttttaaatttatttattttttatatactttttatattttatattatataaaataaattatataaataaatataaaaataaatttattagaatatatacaatatataaaaataataaaaaatatagacatataaaaaattaaaataaaaagtaaataaatacaaattaaaaataaatataacaaacaataaaagatatattttttatattatatttttatgtaatatttaatataatttaatgataagttttatattatatattttttgcatatattttttacagtaatttttatattacgtaatattatataaaaaattattcaaataatataaaataaatataaaaatatatatttaaaaaaattattgttatttgatgataatatttttaatttttatgttttattttgaatatatttttcatttattttttttcttttatatatatatatatatttattaatttttatattacataatagtatataaaaaataaaaataaaaataaaaacataaaaaaatacaaatataaaataaaattataaaaaattattcaaataatataatatataaataaatataaaaatatgtatttaaaaaaattattatattttttatattatatatttttttatattttattttgaatatattttacatttatattacataatagtataaaaaaaataaatataaaaacatgaaaaatataaatataaaaaattattcaaataatataaaaaatgatatataaataaatataaaaatacataagtaaaaaattataaaaaatataaaaatgatttttatttaatttttgattatatttaatattatttcaataaattttaattttatatttttatatttgtatttatatataatatattattttatatattttaacattttttaataaattgtgtatattatttaaaagctcTTCTTTCTGACTATacggtttatttatttatatcaaaatgatTGAATGATCACTCATAAGGAGTTTATGGAAGATTTTGTAAGTGAAGAAGTTGGTTTAAAAATGGCAATTGAAGATGAACATCAAGGTCATACTCATTAGAAAGAGatttaatgaaatgaatttcaacaaaaacatAGTTGGACAAGTGAATTCTGGTAAATCTGGTAGAATAATACTTAAGAAGTCTTAACCTAAGAAAGATTTTGATGATTGTGGTGAAGTCTGTGGAATTTTATGCACCAACAATTTCTCCATCATCaagttcatcaaaaaaatagtaaatagaaAGGTTTTTCCCTTCTTCATGACAGCCAAGTTCATATGACACATTAGAGACtcaaaggaagcttcaaaatgttctacctcatccaccatatagtctagatttatctattatttatttatatgaaataaagggtttaattttgaaga from Aethina tumida isolate Nest 87 chromosome 1, icAetTumi1.1, whole genome shotgun sequence includes:
- the LOC109608808 gene encoding semaphorin-1A, with the translated sequence MPSPQLGALTCLQCVTIVLYMCVNLVYGWLPDTTSKLQNSYKQLQSINSFVGTNNATDHFIVLHQDDTSILLGGRNKIYNLSIYDLAERRDSNLFWNSSEPHAQLCLLKGKTEEDCQNYIRIFFQTSPGTYLVCGTNSYKPYCRYYVRKNGSFIMEKDFEGIGLCPYDPEHNSTAIWANDHLFSATVADFSGGDPLIYRDPLRTELSDLKQLNAPNFVSSLTYGDYIYFFYRETAVEYMNCGKVIYSRVARVCKDDKGGPHQSRNHWTTFLKARLNCSVPGEYPFYFDEIQSTSEVIEGNYGLEGKSKIVYGALTTPNNAIGGSAICMYQMADIYKVFQGPFKHQENINSNWLPVPPSKVPSPRPGECVADSRLLHDKNVNFIKTHSLMEEAVPAMFGRPILIKVSLSYRFTTVTVDPQVPTIQNEFFDVVYIGTDDGKVIKVVNIPGQESAKAFVISENDVFPHGVAVKQLKIAPGYGKVVAVSKGEVKLISLNHCGNVNKCSECVELRDPHCAWDRKHDACVSVDAATTRRYLIQDVRQGDVSWCMQQKTQNKVVITTENDFKEFDTNSDTKIIEQRDPLLSDKEIQDDCNEVDGDSNKIRGCAVQNRLNMYTPEYLHIFVGAGSLAGLFVGFLCGYFVSRRFHHPPQYPNSSYIEQHNHLERQRPKDVNLVLNVGNDTLPPKKDNLGSTKNLNITSEGTLQKIKKTYI